A stretch of Campylobacter volucris DNA encodes these proteins:
- the pheT gene encoding phenylalanine--tRNA ligase subunit beta, producing MIISKNWLNEWIDLSDISTNTIVQTLNSIGLEVDNFKSVKAPDKVVIGKVLEKIKHENSDKLNICKVDVGSEILQIVCGAKNVDKDQIVAVALVGAILPNDLKIKPVKLRGVDSMGMICSSSELGFGKSNEGIMVLDESMGELILGKALNEYDLFNDELIEIDLTPNRGDCLSLYGVARDLSAALDLNLKELPSVKESENSVGIGRILSVKNHTELNGFFAYKALEVKDNFKLNIVVQIRLALIQEYKNNNIENLLSYTMHATGVVFFAYDFHKLCQECQIDEKIILEINSLEHGEYGVYYKNNLIALAGIEQKDDFKINEDSKVIVIEASYTHPQIIANAMAVHKKKNDISYRSLRGSEPKLSLGMDYLLKECLKIDNLAVFSGTQQVFSQIEDKIIGIFTADIDKIIGMPIDKNVLVKILKKLGFDIIVVNDEQINVKIPLHRSDINNIADISEEILRIIGIDNIPSKALEFKEKNRLNQVYFDYQELKNLRFKASCNGYFESIHYVLDNEEELNALGFKCIKNKLINPITKELDTLRSTLINHLLNAAKLNLRNSKKKVKLVECGSVFDEFSNEHTKFAMIFSGFKEEPKISNKAKPTLVDFYTFLAELKSIIGEFSMQKSNHTFLSPYEQANVYKNGKRIGFVGRVHLAIENQKDLTKTYICELDISGLKQEFKTAKHYSKFPSMSRDLSIMIPKGFEYEKIKNSIIKLDIDILESFRVVDLYTDESLGEFYSLTINFIFRDFEKTLEDSVVIEQTDKILKTLNEEFGLKLR from the coding sequence ATGATTATTAGTAAAAATTGGTTAAATGAGTGGATTGATTTAAGTGATATTTCTACAAATACTATTGTTCAAACTTTAAATTCCATAGGTTTAGAAGTTGATAATTTTAAAAGTGTTAAAGCTCCTGATAAGGTTGTAATTGGAAAAGTATTAGAAAAAATTAAGCATGAAAATTCAGACAAATTAAATATTTGTAAAGTAGATGTAGGTAGTGAAATTTTACAAATTGTATGTGGTGCTAAAAATGTAGATAAAGATCAAATTGTAGCTGTTGCATTAGTAGGTGCAATTTTACCTAATGATTTAAAAATAAAACCAGTAAAACTTAGAGGTGTGGATTCTATGGGTATGATTTGTTCTTCTAGTGAGCTTGGTTTTGGTAAAAGTAACGAAGGCATTATGGTTTTAGATGAAAGTATGGGAGAGTTGATTCTTGGAAAAGCTCTTAATGAATATGATTTATTTAATGATGAGCTTATTGAGATAGATTTAACACCAAATCGTGGAGATTGTTTAAGTTTATACGGAGTTGCAAGAGATTTAAGTGCAGCTTTGGATTTAAATTTAAAAGAACTTCCTAGCGTAAAAGAAAGTGAAAATAGTGTTGGCATAGGAAGAATTTTAAGTGTTAAAAATCATACAGAATTAAACGGATTTTTCGCATATAAAGCCTTAGAAGTTAAAGATAATTTTAAATTAAATATAGTCGTACAAATTCGTTTAGCGCTAATCCAAGAGTATAAAAATAATAACATAGAAAATCTTTTATCTTATACCATGCATGCAACCGGTGTAGTATTTTTTGCTTATGATTTTCATAAACTTTGTCAAGAATGTCAAATTGATGAAAAAATTATTTTAGAGATAAATTCTTTAGAGCATGGTGAATATGGAGTGTATTATAAAAACAATTTGATTGCTCTAGCAGGAATTGAACAAAAAGATGATTTTAAAATAAATGAAGATAGTAAAGTTATTGTAATTGAAGCAAGTTATACTCATCCACAAATTATAGCTAATGCTATGGCGGTGCATAAAAAGAAAAATGATATTAGTTATCGCAGTTTAAGAGGGAGTGAGCCTAAACTTTCTTTGGGAATGGATTATTTGCTAAAAGAATGTTTAAAAATAGATAATTTAGCAGTATTTTCAGGAACTCAGCAAGTATTTAGTCAAATAGAAGACAAAATCATAGGAATTTTTACCGCAGATATAGATAAAATCATTGGTATGCCTATAGATAAAAATGTTTTGGTGAAAATTTTAAAAAAACTAGGGTTTGATATTATTGTAGTAAATGATGAGCAAATTAATGTAAAAATTCCTTTACATCGTAGCGATATCAACAATATTGCTGATATAAGCGAGGAAATTTTAAGGATTATAGGTATTGATAATATACCTTCAAAAGCTTTAGAATTTAAAGAAAAAAATCGTTTAAATCAAGTATATTTTGACTATCAAGAGCTTAAAAATTTAAGATTTAAAGCTAGTTGTAATGGGTATTTTGAAAGTATTCATTATGTTTTAGATAATGAAGAAGAGTTAAATGCTTTAGGTTTTAAATGTATTAAAAATAAATTGATTAATCCAATCACCAAAGAACTTGACACTTTAAGAAGCACTTTGATCAATCATCTTTTAAATGCAGCAAAATTAAATTTAAGAAATTCCAAGAAAAAAGTAAAACTTGTTGAGTGTGGTAGTGTTTTTGATGAATTTTCAAATGAACATACTAAATTTGCAATGATTTTTAGCGGTTTTAAAGAAGAGCCAAAAATTTCTAACAAGGCAAAACCAACTTTGGTTGATTTTTATACTTTTTTAGCCGAACTTAAAAGCATTATAGGCGAATTTAGCATGCAAAAATCTAATCACACTTTTTTAAGTCCATATGAACAAGCAAATGTTTATAAAAATGGTAAGCGTATAGGTTTTGTAGGTAGAGTTCATTTGGCTATTGAAAATCAAAAAGATTTGACAAAAACTTATATTTGTGAGCTTGATATAAGCGGATTAAAACAAGAATTTAAAACCGCAAAGCATTATTCTAAATTTCCTTCTATGAGTAGAGATTTGAGTATTATGATTCCTAAGGGATTTGAGTATGAAAAAATTAAAAATTCAATTATCAAGCTAGATATTGATATCTTAGAAAGCTTTAGAGTTGTAGATTTATATACTGATGAATCTTTAGGAGAATTTTATAGTTTGACTATTAATTTTATTTTTAGAGATTTTGAAAAGACTTTAGAAGATAGCGTTGTTATAGAGCAAACAGATAAAATTTTAAAAACTTTAAATGAAGAATTTGGACTAAAGCTTCGATGA
- a CDS encoding 4-hydroxy-3-methylbut-2-enyl diphosphate reductase produces MEIELAKSYGFCFGVKRAIKKAEQIKDAATIGPLIHNNEEITRLWKNYNVKTLENIDELKDEKKAIIRTHGITKQDLDDLRKKDIEIFDATCPFVTKPQKICEQMSNEGYEVVIFGDENHPEVKGVRSYVSTKAYVILDEKELLDIKLPSKIAVVSQTTKKVEKFMEIVNFLMLKVKEVRVFNTICDATFKNQEAINELAKKSDVMVIVGGKNSANTKQLFLIAKNYCQDSYLIENEKEIQKEWFKGKEKCGISAGASTPDWVINLVLEKIKEYA; encoded by the coding sequence TTGGAGATTGAATTAGCTAAAAGTTATGGTTTTTGTTTTGGCGTAAAAAGAGCTATTAAAAAAGCAGAGCAAATTAAAGATGCAGCTACTATTGGTCCATTGATTCATAATAATGAAGAAATCACGCGTCTTTGGAAGAATTACAATGTTAAAACTTTAGAAAATATTGATGAGCTAAAAGATGAAAAAAAAGCCATCATTAGAACCCATGGTATTACCAAGCAAGATTTAGATGATTTGAGAAAAAAGGATATAGAAATTTTTGATGCGACTTGTCCTTTTGTGACAAAACCTCAAAAAATTTGCGAACAAATGAGCAATGAAGGTTATGAAGTGGTAATCTTTGGAGATGAAAATCATCCTGAGGTTAAAGGTGTTAGAAGCTATGTTAGCACAAAAGCCTATGTGATATTAGACGAAAAAGAATTATTAGATATTAAATTGCCTTCTAAGATAGCTGTGGTATCACAAACTACAAAAAAAGTTGAAAAATTTATGGAAATTGTAAATTTTTTAATGCTTAAAGTTAAAGAAGTTAGGGTTTTTAACACAATTTGTGATGCTACTTTTAAAAATCAAGAAGCCATCAATGAGCTTGCTAAAAAAAGTGATGTTATGGTGATAGTTGGAGGAAAAAATTCAGCTAATACCAAGCAATTGTTTTTAATCGCTAAAAATTACTGCCAAGATAGTTATCTTATAGAAAATGAAAAAGAGATTCAAAAAGAATGGTTTAAGGGTAAGGAAAAATGTGGAATTAGTGCAGGTGCTTCAACTCCTGATTGGGTTATTAATTTAGTGCTTGAAAAAATCAAGGAATATGCTTAG
- a CDS encoding alpha-ketoglutarate reductase / D-3-phosphoglycerate dehydrogenase — protein MKKKIIICDAILDKGIELLKNADDVDLIQAAHLSKTELLKELSDVDVAITRSSTDVDLNFLNSCKNLKALIRAGVGVDNVDINECSKRGIIVMNVPTANTIAAVELTMNHLLCSARSFVNAHNFLKIEKKWEREKWYGIELMNKTLGIIGFGNIGSRVASRAKAFGMKVIAYDPYISSSKMTDLGITCVETLDEILIQSDFISIHTPKTKETANMISFDEISKMKDGVRLINCARGGLYNEQALCEGLKNGKIAWLGIDVFEKEPATNHPFLEFENVSVTSHLGANTLESQENISIQACEQALSAAREIAYPNALNLPIKTEDLPKFVAPYIELISKMGFLAAQLDKTPIKSIKLESEGEISKYNESLLTFAVVSVLRKVLGEKINYINAKFVAKDKDIELSCNTLPSSGYNNKITIKIISEKTSLSISGTIFSENEQRIVELNGFDIDFKPKGKMIILNNKDIPGVIANVSGILARNNVNIADFRLGRDGFGKALAVILLDEKISKVLLEELRMIDACIFAEYAEI, from the coding sequence GTGAAGAAAAAAATTATAATTTGTGATGCGATTTTAGATAAAGGAATTGAGCTTTTAAAAAATGCTGATGATGTAGATTTGATCCAAGCTGCACATTTATCAAAAACCGAACTTTTAAAAGAGCTTAGTGATGTTGATGTTGCAATTACTAGAAGCTCTACTGATGTAGATTTAAATTTTTTAAATTCTTGCAAAAATTTAAAAGCTTTGATTAGAGCTGGCGTTGGGGTTGATAATGTAGATATTAATGAGTGCTCTAAAAGAGGCATTATAGTGATGAATGTTCCAACTGCAAATACTATAGCAGCTGTAGAACTTACCATGAATCATTTACTTTGCTCAGCTAGATCTTTTGTCAATGCCCATAATTTTTTAAAAATTGAAAAAAAATGGGAAAGAGAAAAATGGTATGGCATTGAACTTATGAATAAAACTTTAGGGATTATAGGATTTGGCAATATAGGCTCAAGAGTAGCTTCAAGAGCAAAAGCTTTTGGTATGAAAGTAATTGCTTATGATCCTTATATATCATCATCAAAAATGACAGATTTAGGCATAACATGTGTTGAAACTTTAGATGAAATTTTAATCCAGAGTGATTTTATAAGCATACATACTCCAAAAACAAAAGAAACAGCCAATATGATTTCCTTTGATGAAATTTCTAAAATGAAAGATGGTGTAAGATTAATCAATTGTGCAAGAGGTGGTCTTTATAATGAACAAGCTTTATGTGAAGGGTTAAAAAATGGTAAAATAGCTTGGCTTGGTATTGATGTTTTTGAAAAAGAACCAGCTACTAATCATCCATTTTTAGAATTTGAAAATGTTTCAGTCACTTCGCATTTGGGTGCAAATACTTTAGAAAGTCAAGAAAATATTTCCATACAAGCGTGTGAGCAAGCATTGAGTGCTGCTAGGGAAATTGCCTATCCTAATGCTTTGAATTTGCCTATTAAAACAGAAGACTTGCCAAAATTTGTAGCTCCTTATATAGAATTGATTTCAAAAATGGGATTTTTAGCAGCTCAGCTTGATAAAACTCCTATCAAATCTATCAAATTAGAAAGTGAAGGAGAAATCAGCAAATATAATGAATCCTTGCTTACTTTTGCTGTAGTTAGTGTGTTAAGAAAGGTTTTGGGTGAAAAAATCAATTACATTAATGCTAAATTTGTTGCTAAAGATAAAGATATAGAACTTTCGTGTAATACTTTGCCAAGCAGTGGTTATAACAATAAAATTACTATAAAAATTATTAGTGAAAAAACTAGTCTTTCTATATCAGGGACTATTTTTAGTGAGAATGAACAAAGAATTGTTGAGCTTAATGGTTTTGATATTGATTTTAAACCTAAAGGAAAAATGATTATTTTAAATAACAAAGACATACCAGGGGTTATTGCAAATGTTAGTGGTATTTTAGCAAGAAACAATGTTAATATCGCAGATTTTAGACTTGGTAGAGATGGTTTTGGTAAGGCTTTGGCTGTGATTTTGTTAGATGAGAAAATATCAAAAGTATTACTTGAAGAATTAAGAATGATAGATGCTTGTATTTTTGCAGAATATGCAGAAATTTAA
- the uvrB gene encoding excinuclease ABC subunit UvrB, translating into MFELTSDFKPSPDQQQAIDGIVKSIKNGNRYQTLLGVTGSGKTFSMANIIKNLNMPTLIMSHNKSLCAQLFSEFKGFFSKNHVEYFISYYDYYQPEAYIPRTDVFIEKDSSTNEDLERLRLSASASLLSYDDVICIASVSANYGLGNPSEYVGMVLILELNMQISQKELLKKLVDMGYKRNDNFFDRADFRVNGDIVDIYPAYYEDEAIRLEFFGDELEAMYHYNILENKKGRDLKKFILYPTSQFSVTQARLKEAIKGIKAELNERLAYFENENKLVEYQRLKQRVEFDIEMLESTGMCKGVENYALHLTGLKSGDTPYTLFDYFAIKNQDFLVIVDESHVSLPQFRGMFAGDRSRKQVLVDYGFRLPSALDNRPLMFDEFINKNCKFLFVSATPAPLELELSKENIFYQIMRPTGLLDPKIEIKDSSNQVEILYDEAKKVIERGERVLITVLTKKMAEELSKYYLELGLKVKYMHSEIDAIERNEIIIGLRNGAFDILIGINLLREGLDLPEVSLIAIMDADKEGFLRSTTALIQTMGRAARNVNGKVLLFAQKITKSMQEAINITNERRALQEAYNKKHKIIPTSVKRNIEESLKQDFDQGEIYRKGKELEKMPAKERAKIIKELRKQMLEAAKNLEFEKAAMIRDEINKLKTL; encoded by the coding sequence ATGTTTGAACTTACAAGTGATTTTAAGCCAAGTCCTGATCAACAACAAGCCATAGATGGCATAGTAAAAAGTATCAAAAATGGAAATAGATACCAAACCTTACTAGGTGTTACAGGAAGTGGAAAAACTTTTAGCATGGCAAATATAATTAAAAATTTAAATATGCCTACTTTAATAATGAGTCATAATAAAAGCTTATGCGCTCAACTTTTTAGTGAATTTAAAGGATTTTTTTCAAAAAATCATGTGGAATATTTTATAAGCTATTATGATTATTATCAACCAGAAGCTTACATACCAAGAACTGATGTTTTTATAGAAAAAGATAGCTCTACCAATGAAGACTTAGAAAGATTAAGACTTAGCGCTAGTGCTTCATTATTAAGCTATGATGATGTAATTTGCATAGCTAGTGTTTCAGCAAATTATGGCTTGGGCAATCCTAGTGAGTATGTAGGTATGGTTTTGATTTTAGAATTAAATATGCAAATTTCACAAAAAGAACTTTTAAAAAAACTTGTAGATATGGGCTATAAACGCAATGATAACTTCTTTGATAGGGCTGATTTTAGAGTAAATGGAGATATAGTTGATATATACCCAGCTTATTATGAAGATGAGGCAATTAGACTTGAATTTTTTGGCGATGAACTTGAAGCTATGTATCATTACAATATATTAGAAAATAAAAAAGGTAGGGATTTAAAAAAATTTATACTCTATCCTACAAGTCAATTTAGTGTCACTCAAGCTAGGTTAAAAGAAGCTATTAAAGGTATTAAAGCTGAACTTAATGAACGCTTAGCATATTTTGAAAATGAAAATAAATTAGTAGAATATCAAAGACTAAAGCAAAGAGTTGAATTTGATATTGAAATGCTAGAAAGCACTGGAATGTGCAAAGGTGTAGAAAATTACGCACTACATTTAACAGGGCTTAAAAGCGGTGATACTCCTTATACGCTTTTTGATTATTTTGCTATTAAAAATCAAGATTTTTTGGTGATTGTAGATGAAAGCCATGTATCTTTGCCACAATTTCGCGGTATGTTTGCAGGAGATAGAAGTAGAAAGCAAGTTTTGGTTGATTATGGTTTTCGTTTGCCTAGTGCTTTAGATAATCGTCCTTTGATGTTTGATGAATTTATTAATAAAAATTGTAAATTTTTATTTGTTTCAGCAACTCCAGCTCCCCTTGAACTTGAACTTAGCAAAGAAAATATTTTTTATCAAATCATGCGTCCAACAGGACTTTTAGACCCAAAAATAGAAATCAAAGATAGCTCTAATCAAGTAGAAATTTTATACGATGAGGCTAAAAAAGTTATAGAGCGTGGTGAAAGAGTTTTAATCACAGTTTTAACAAAAAAAATGGCTGAAGAACTTAGTAAATATTATCTAGAACTTGGTTTAAAAGTAAAATACATGCACTCAGAAATTGACGCAATTGAGCGTAATGAAATCATCATAGGATTAAGAAATGGTGCTTTTGATATTTTAATTGGAATTAATCTTTTAAGAGAAGGACTTGATTTACCTGAAGTTTCTTTAATAGCCATTATGGATGCAGATAAAGAGGGATTTTTAAGAAGCACTACCGCACTCATTCAAACTATGGGAAGAGCTGCTAGAAATGTAAATGGCAAAGTATTACTTTTTGCTCAAAAAATCACAAAATCTATGCAAGAAGCCATAAACATAACCAATGAAAGAAGAGCTCTACAAGAAGCTTATAATAAAAAGCATAAAATCATACCAACTTCAGTAAAAAGAAATATAGAAGAAAGTTTAAAACAAGATTTTGATCAAGGTGAAATTTATCGCAAAGGTAAAGAATTAGAAAAAATGCCTGCTAAAGAACGCGCAAAAATAATCAAAGAACTAAGAAAACAAATGCTAGAAGCTGCTAAAAATTTAGAATTTGAAAAAGCAGCTATGATTAGAGATGAAATTAATAAATTAAAAACTTTATAA
- a CDS encoding 30S ribosomal protein S1, translated as MSEANKKVQNRLEDIVIEEDFEQMLEESFRTDEEATTQGVIVEIKDGEVFVNIGQKSEGILILEEIQDDKGGLIFKEGDTLEVAIIGSRGGRSLLSHKKALRKQKVKEFIENYKEDDSVFDVKIIGKNRGGFVAVDENGVEFFLPRSQSNFKDANNIINKTFKVKIIKIDKEAQSIVISRKKIVDEERRKRKEIISNVINQEEIIEGVVKKITTYGMFVDVGGVDGLVHYSEISYKGPVNPSSLYNEGDKVPVKVIKYDKEKKHLSLSIKLAMPDPWEEIKDGLELGDTIKVTVSNIEPYGAFVDLGNDIEGFLHISEISWDKNAKNPKDYISEGQELDVEVIEINAKERRLRVSLKNLLTKPFDEFLKKHKVGDIVKGVITSVTNFGAFVKISNMEGLLHNEDASWDRNDKCKDLYKVGDEIEVKIIKLDKDAQKISLSVKELQKSPVQIYAQNHHVNEIISGKIRDIKDFGLFVELQEGVDALIHKEDLGNIDLSSLKVGDSIEALIVFIDEKKNRIRLSVKSLARMKEREALNEINDNDKVTLGDIIKDQLS; from the coding sequence ATGAGCGAGGCGAACAAAAAAGTTCAAAATAGACTAGAGGATATAGTCATAGAAGAAGATTTTGAGCAAATGCTTGAAGAATCTTTTAGAACTGATGAGGAAGCAACTACACAAGGTGTTATCGTTGAAATTAAAGATGGTGAAGTATTTGTTAATATAGGCCAAAAATCTGAAGGAATTTTAATATTAGAAGAAATTCAAGATGACAAAGGTGGATTAATCTTCAAAGAAGGAGATACTCTAGAAGTTGCTATAATAGGCTCTCGCGGTGGCAGATCTTTACTTTCTCATAAAAAAGCTTTAAGAAAACAAAAAGTTAAAGAATTTATAGAAAATTATAAAGAAGACGATAGTGTTTTTGATGTAAAAATCATCGGTAAAAATAGGGGTGGTTTTGTAGCTGTTGATGAAAATGGGGTTGAATTTTTTCTTCCACGATCGCAAAGTAATTTCAAAGATGCTAATAATATTATTAATAAAACTTTTAAAGTTAAGATTATCAAAATAGACAAAGAAGCTCAAAGCATTGTTATTTCGAGAAAAAAAATTGTTGATGAAGAAAGAAGAAAACGCAAAGAAATTATATCTAATGTGATTAATCAAGAAGAGATTATCGAAGGTGTAGTTAAAAAAATCACAACTTATGGAATGTTTGTAGATGTAGGCGGTGTTGATGGCTTGGTTCATTATAGTGAAATTTCATATAAAGGTCCTGTAAATCCTAGCTCTTTATATAATGAAGGAGATAAAGTTCCTGTAAAAGTCATCAAGTATGACAAAGAAAAAAAACATCTTTCTTTATCTATAAAATTAGCTATGCCAGATCCTTGGGAAGAAATCAAAGATGGATTAGAGCTTGGTGATACTATTAAAGTAACTGTTTCTAATATAGAGCCATATGGAGCTTTTGTAGATTTGGGTAATGATATAGAAGGATTTTTACATATTAGTGAAATTTCTTGGGATAAAAATGCTAAAAATCCAAAAGATTATATTAGCGAAGGCCAAGAACTTGATGTAGAAGTTATTGAAATCAATGCTAAGGAAAGAAGACTTAGAGTATCTTTAAAAAATTTACTTACCAAGCCTTTTGATGAATTTTTGAAAAAACATAAAGTAGGTGATATTGTAAAAGGAGTCATTACTTCAGTAACAAATTTTGGTGCTTTTGTTAAAATTTCAAATATGGAAGGTTTGTTGCATAATGAAGATGCATCTTGGGATAGAAATGATAAATGCAAAGATTTATATAAAGTTGGTGATGAAATAGAAGTAAAAATCATCAAGCTCGATAAAGATGCTCAAAAAATATCTTTAAGTGTAAAAGAATTACAAAAAAGTCCTGTTCAAATTTATGCTCAAAATCATCATGTTAATGAGATTATTAGTGGTAAGATTAGAGATATTAAAGATTTTGGTTTGTTTGTGGAATTGCAAGAAGGCGTAGATGCATTGATTCATAAAGAAGATTTAGGAAATATAGATCTTTCTAGTTTAAAAGTTGGCGATAGTATAGAAGCTTTGATAGTCTTTATCGATGAAAAGAAAAATAGAATTCGTTTAAGTGTAAAAAGTCTTGCTAGAATGAAAGAGCGAGAAGCATTAAATGAAATCAATGATAATGATAAAGTTACTTTGGGTGATATCATCAAAGACCAACTTTCATAA
- the efp gene encoding elongation factor P: MASYGMGDLKKGLKIEIDGIPFKIVEYQHVKPGKGPAFVRIKIKSFIDGKVLEKTFHAGDKCESPNLEEKQMQYLYDDGENCQFMDTQTYEQVAISEEDVGEAKKWMLDGTMVDVLFHNGKAIGVEVPQVMELKIIETAPNFKGDTQGSNKKPATLETGAVVQIPFHVLEGEVIRVDTVRGEYIERANK, from the coding sequence ATGGCTTCTTATGGAATGGGAGATTTAAAAAAAGGTTTAAAGATTGAAATCGATGGTATTCCTTTTAAAATCGTAGAATATCAACATGTAAAGCCAGGTAAAGGACCTGCTTTTGTTCGTATTAAAATTAAATCTTTTATTGATGGTAAGGTTTTAGAAAAAACTTTCCATGCAGGAGATAAATGCGAATCTCCAAATTTAGAAGAAAAACAAATGCAATATTTATATGATGATGGTGAGAATTGTCAATTTATGGATACTCAAACTTATGAGCAAGTAGCTATTAGCGAAGAAGATGTGGGTGAAGCTAAAAAATGGATGCTTGATGGAACTATGGTGGATGTTTTATTTCATAATGGAAAAGCAATTGGTGTTGAGGTTCCACAAGTGATGGAATTAAAAATCATCGAAACAGCTCCAAATTTTAAAGGTGACACTCAAGGATCAAATAAAAAACCAGCTACTTTAGAAACAGGAGCAGTGGTTCAAATTCCTTTTCATGTTTTAGAAGGAGAGGTTATACGCGTTGATACTGTGCGTGGAGAATATATAGAAAGAGCAAATAAATAA
- the aroA gene encoding 3-phosphoshikimate 1-carboxyvinyltransferase — protein sequence MKIYALNSFNATLENIASDKSISHRLAIFSLLTKDTCKIKNYLKAQDTLHTLKVIALLGAEVKEESGCIYITAPNKIHSPNQILDCGNSGTLMRLLIGFLSSIEDGFFVLSGDCYLNARPMKRISQPLQSINAKIYGRNDANLAPICIEGAKLEGFNYKSNIASAQVKTAMILAALNAKSESFFEEIELSRNHSEIILTKMGAKIEKLNNLATKFKISPVKEKLKAFDICVPNDPSSAFYFAVAACILPNSKVVLKNVLLNKTRIEAFKILEKMGAKISYIQTNNDYESIGEICVESSTLQAISVSENIAWLIDEVPALAIAFACAKGTSVIKNAKELRVKESDRIKAVVENLQKCNITAREFEDGFEVDGGIANSAKIESFGDHRIAMSFLILGLRCGMEIDDSECIKTSFPNFIDILKQIGAKIGD from the coding sequence ATGAAAATTTATGCTTTAAATTCTTTTAATGCAACACTTGAGAATATAGCTTCTGATAAGTCTATTTCTCATCGTCTTGCTATTTTTTCTTTATTAACTAAAGACACTTGCAAGATAAAAAATTACTTAAAAGCTCAAGATACACTACATACTCTAAAAGTCATTGCTTTATTAGGAGCTGAGGTTAAGGAAGAATCAGGATGTATTTATATTACAGCACCAAATAAAATCCACTCTCCAAATCAAATACTTGATTGTGGTAACTCAGGAACTTTGATGAGATTGTTAATTGGCTTTTTAAGTTCTATTGAAGATGGATTTTTTGTTTTGAGTGGAGATTGTTATTTAAACGCTAGACCTATGAAAAGAATTAGCCAGCCTTTACAAAGCATCAATGCTAAAATTTATGGTAGAAATGATGCAAATTTAGCCCCTATTTGTATAGAAGGTGCTAAATTAGAAGGGTTTAATTATAAAAGCAATATCGCTTCAGCTCAAGTAAAAACAGCTATGATTTTAGCAGCTTTAAATGCCAAAAGCGAAAGTTTTTTTGAAGAAATAGAGCTTTCAAGAAATCATAGTGAGATAATACTTACCAAAATGGGCGCAAAAATAGAAAAACTCAATAATCTTGCTACTAAATTTAAAATTTCACCTGTAAAAGAAAAACTTAAAGCTTTTGATATTTGTGTCCCAAATGATCCATCTTCGGCATTTTATTTTGCAGTTGCAGCTTGTATTTTACCAAATTCTAAAGTGGTTTTAAAAAATGTTTTATTAAATAAAACACGCATAGAAGCTTTTAAAATTTTAGAAAAAATGGGAGCTAAAATTTCTTATATTCAAACTAATAATGATTATGAAAGTATAGGAGAAATTTGTGTAGAAAGCTCTACTTTGCAAGCAATTAGCGTGAGTGAAAATATTGCTTGGTTGATTGATGAAGTGCCAGCTTTAGCTATAGCCTTTGCGTGTGCAAAAGGAACAAGCGTGATTAAAAATGCTAAAGAATTGCGAGTAAAAGAAAGCGATAGAATTAAAGCTGTGGTGGAAAATTTGCAAAAATGCAATATAACAGCAAGAGAATTTGAAGATGGTTTTGAGGTTGATGGAGGGATAGCAAATAGTGCTAAGATTGAAAGTTTTGGAGATCATCGTATAGCGATGAGTTTTTTAATTTTAGGTTTAAGATGTGGAATGGAAATAGATGATAGTGAGTGTATAAAAACTTCTTTTCCAAATTTTATTGATATTTTAAAGCAAATAGGAGCTAAGATTGGAGATTGA